In one Natronosalvus amylolyticus genomic region, the following are encoded:
- a CDS encoding ABC transporter permease, whose amino-acid sequence MSDDDSGEGLRAQGSAALDRLVDATAAERIAISLASLGFAIIVGTVLVFVSGFVAECRDPFIYLPGLGYGCYNPLEVYWTMFIGSFGSMTDIGQTLLQTTLLLFTGLSVAVAFRAGLFNIGTQGQMVLGALATALVVLELAAYVPDNAVGMLIVIPVGVVVGGIVGGFWGMVPGLMKAYANAHEVITTIMLNFVAIGIAFWLVQVHVGDLTTDSVQTESIPSVARLPATISGSRFSVIALIGALLVAVGIYLLYKRTVIGYDLRTSGIQESAAEYGGVNAKRNIVTSMTLSGVLGGIAGAIYVMMVQYRWQAGIPPLGFDGIAVSILAGNNPIGVIPAALLFGSLKTGSVAVDLSLGVPGELVEVLRGLIILFIAMPEFFRMIGKRFGYGNGSVATDGGEA is encoded by the coding sequence ATGAGCGACGATGACAGCGGTGAGGGGCTGCGGGCACAGGGGTCGGCCGCACTCGACCGTCTCGTCGATGCGACGGCCGCCGAGCGAATCGCGATCAGTCTGGCCTCGCTCGGGTTCGCAATCATCGTCGGCACCGTCCTGGTGTTCGTCTCCGGGTTCGTCGCCGAGTGTCGCGATCCGTTCATCTACTTACCGGGACTGGGATATGGCTGTTATAACCCGCTCGAGGTGTACTGGACGATGTTTATCGGCTCGTTCGGATCGATGACCGACATCGGGCAGACGCTCTTGCAGACGACGTTACTGTTGTTCACGGGGCTGTCGGTCGCGGTCGCGTTTCGAGCCGGGTTGTTCAACATCGGGACGCAAGGACAGATGGTGCTCGGTGCGCTGGCAACGGCACTGGTCGTCCTCGAACTCGCTGCGTACGTGCCGGATAACGCGGTCGGGATGCTTATCGTAATCCCTGTCGGGGTCGTCGTCGGCGGGATCGTTGGCGGCTTCTGGGGGATGGTACCAGGGCTGATGAAAGCATACGCGAACGCCCACGAGGTGATCACCACGATCATGCTCAATTTCGTCGCCATCGGCATCGCTTTCTGGCTCGTCCAGGTCCACGTGGGTGACCTGACGACCGACTCGGTGCAGACCGAGTCGATTCCGTCGGTCGCTCGATTGCCCGCGACGATCAGTGGCTCGCGGTTTTCGGTGATCGCGCTCATCGGAGCATTGCTCGTTGCGGTTGGCATCTACCTGCTGTACAAGCGAACCGTGATCGGCTACGATCTGCGAACGAGCGGGATTCAGGAAAGTGCCGCCGAATACGGGGGCGTCAACGCCAAACGAAACATCGTCACCAGCATGACGCTCTCTGGCGTCCTCGGCGGTATTGCTGGCGCTATCTACGTTATGATGGTCCAGTATCGCTGGCAAGCGGGCATTCCACCACTCGGGTTCGACGGCATCGCCGTCTCGATTCTCGCCGGGAACAACCCGATCGGGGTGATTCCGGCGGCACTGCTGTTCGGCAGTCTGAAAACCGGCAGCGTTGCCGTCGACCTCTCACTGGGTGTTCCGGGCGAACTGGTCGAGGTGCTCAGAGGGCTGATCATCCTCTTTATCGCCATGCCGGAGTTCTTCCGCATGATCGGTAAACGGTTCGGCTACGGAAACGGTTCGGTCGCGACCGACGGGGGTGAGGCCTGA
- a CDS encoding ABC transporter permease — MKAPSVTRRQGLLIGGILFGLIALGLLIDGGGQLLGDVAGVFSVSYLASAIRLTVPIAFAAMGGIFAEKTGVINIGLEGLLIIGAFGAVASLYALSATPIGANIWLAFVLAIVASTFVALLFAIVCIEFKADQIIAGLAVWLIALGFAPFASIIIWSRTSSPSVGTFPTLSVPGLSALPGIGPLFEATPPVFLLALAVPFSWYLLNRTTFGMWIEASGEDPKSLDTAGVDVRKVRYAGVLLSGIYCGIGGAGLALNTGQFVGSGDTMIDGRGWIGLTAYLIGNYNPVGAFLASFLFAGLEALQLQLQQIAGYDVSSTLVGIIPYVAVLVVLTFVGRTRMPSAAGEHYESDE, encoded by the coding sequence ATGAAAGCCCCGTCAGTCACTCGTCGGCAGGGGCTGCTCATCGGTGGGATCCTCTTTGGACTCATCGCACTCGGCCTCCTCATCGATGGTGGGGGCCAACTCCTCGGCGACGTTGCTGGCGTGTTCAGCGTCTCCTATCTCGCCTCCGCGATACGGCTCACGGTACCGATCGCGTTCGCAGCGATGGGTGGCATTTTCGCCGAAAAGACCGGCGTCATCAACATCGGCCTCGAGGGACTGCTCATCATCGGGGCGTTCGGTGCCGTTGCGAGTTTGTACGCGCTCTCGGCGACTCCAATCGGGGCCAACATCTGGCTCGCGTTCGTGCTCGCTATCGTCGCGAGTACGTTCGTCGCCTTGTTGTTTGCCATCGTCTGCATCGAGTTCAAAGCCGACCAGATCATCGCTGGTCTCGCCGTCTGGCTGATCGCCCTCGGTTTCGCCCCCTTTGCCAGCATCATCATCTGGAGTCGCACGAGCAGCCCGAGCGTCGGGACGTTCCCGACGCTTTCGGTACCAGGACTCTCTGCACTCCCCGGTATCGGCCCGCTGTTCGAAGCGACGCCACCGGTGTTCTTGCTGGCGCTTGCCGTCCCGTTCTCGTGGTACCTGCTCAATCGAACCACCTTCGGGATGTGGATCGAGGCCAGCGGCGAAGACCCGAAATCGCTCGATACTGCTGGTGTCGACGTTCGGAAAGTTCGCTACGCTGGGGTCTTGCTCTCCGGTATCTACTGTGGTATCGGTGGTGCCGGTCTGGCACTCAACACCGGCCAGTTCGTCGGCAGCGGCGACACCATGATCGACGGCCGTGGCTGGATCGGCCTGACGGCGTACCTGATCGGGAACTACAACCCCGTCGGGGCGTTTCTGGCGTCGTTCCTGTTTGCCGGCCTCGAGGCGCTACAGCTACAACTCCAGCAGATTGCGGGCTACGACGTCTCTTCGACGCTCGTCGGAATTATTCCCTACGTCGCTGTGCTGGTCGTCCTGACCTTCGTCGGACGTACCCGGATGCCGTCTGCGGCCGGGGAACACTACGAATCTGACGAGTGA
- a CDS encoding GNAT family N-acetyltransferase translates to MSKYCALPDTQRAVFHEYVSYAFSPQEGPPEYDPEEDETKGEQLGSRRGLYPDDVATRPDENGLERLETDDPPDPLCVCRHYWFETNIRGEGLLTPGLSAVASPPENRRGGHVRELLRHSLEEYREREAPFSLLWPFRYRFYRQYGWDTTNRYLRVECEPEDLAFARARREPDGSEHEFRALEADDYPALESVYERYADRYDCRIDRDGDWWRYRIFENWTTDPFVYVWERDGKPAAYLRYVIDGDWGDRTMTVSELVAVDLEAFRAALAFCHDHDSQVSAVKLRLPVDTPLFDIATDPDELEVEYHTGPMARIVDVERALSVLSYPGGTEETITLAVTDPLVDWNDGTFELAVADGNGSCHRLGTAGTSDGTRVDERGDVDAILDIATLSQLAIGARSGGALERARRLECDSAGLEGLERLFPERNIFLDEGF, encoded by the coding sequence ATGTCGAAATACTGTGCCCTGCCCGATACCCAGCGGGCGGTCTTTCACGAGTACGTCTCCTATGCGTTTTCACCACAGGAAGGTCCCCCGGAGTACGACCCCGAGGAGGACGAAACCAAAGGAGAGCAACTGGGCTCTCGCCGCGGACTGTATCCTGACGATGTAGCGACACGCCCTGACGAGAACGGCCTCGAGCGACTCGAGACGGACGACCCGCCGGACCCGCTGTGTGTCTGTCGCCACTACTGGTTCGAAACCAACATCCGGGGCGAAGGGCTGTTGACACCGGGTCTCTCTGCCGTCGCCTCCCCGCCCGAAAACCGCCGCGGTGGCCACGTACGGGAACTGCTCCGACACTCCCTCGAGGAGTACCGCGAGCGAGAGGCTCCGTTCTCGCTACTCTGGCCGTTTCGCTATCGGTTTTATCGGCAGTACGGCTGGGACACGACGAACCGGTATCTGCGAGTCGAGTGCGAACCCGAGGACCTCGCGTTTGCCCGCGCTCGACGCGAGCCAGACGGAAGCGAACACGAGTTCCGGGCACTCGAGGCCGACGACTACCCTGCCCTCGAGTCGGTCTACGAGCGCTACGCCGACCGATACGATTGCCGAATCGATCGGGACGGTGACTGGTGGCGCTATCGAATCTTCGAGAACTGGACGACCGATCCGTTCGTCTACGTGTGGGAACGGGACGGAAAACCGGCGGCATACCTCCGGTACGTCATCGACGGTGACTGGGGTGACCGCACAATGACCGTCTCGGAACTCGTCGCCGTCGACCTCGAGGCGTTCCGTGCCGCACTCGCGTTCTGTCACGACCACGACTCACAGGTGTCGGCGGTCAAATTACGCCTGCCCGTCGACACGCCGCTGTTCGACATCGCCACCGACCCCGACGAACTCGAGGTCGAGTATCACACGGGTCCGATGGCTCGCATCGTCGACGTCGAACGGGCACTAAGTGTGCTCTCGTATCCGGGGGGAACCGAGGAGACGATCACGCTTGCAGTCACCGATCCGCTCGTCGACTGGAACGATGGCACCTTCGAACTGGCCGTCGCCGACGGCAACGGGTCGTGTCACCGACTCGGGACGGCGGGGACATCCGATGGCACACGAGTAGACGAACGCGGTGATGTCGACGCGATACTGGACATCGCGACGCTCTCCCAACTGGCTATCGGTGCCCGCTCGGGCGGCGCACTGGAGCGAGCGAGACGACTCGAGTGTGATTCAGCGGGGCTCGAGGGCCTCGAACGGCTGTTCCCCGAGCGAAATATCTTTCTGGATGAAGGGTTCTGA
- a CDS encoding pyridoxal phosphate-dependent aminotransferase yields the protein MSLEPSQRVQAVGPSGIRRFFEIAEERDDVISLGVGEPDFSTPWAARDAAIASLERGKTSYTANRGMRELREAISGYVDERFGLEYDGDDEILVTAGASEAVDLAFRAFVDPGDTVAIAQPSYISYEPGVIFAGGEVCSVPTREADDFRLTVDALEAAGAADADLLVLCYPNNPTGAVMSKADLEPIAAFVREHDLSVLSDEIYAELTYGNDTDGPAHGGSAIHTSIATLPGMRERTIVFNGFSKAHAMTGLRLGYALGPSDAIAAMNRIHQYGMLSAPTTAQYAALEALESCGNDVADMVAQYDRRRRFVLSRFREIGMPCFEAAGAFYVFPEVPDSWDGTANDFAEALLHEEGVAVVPGDVFGPGGDGHLRVSYATGLEDLREALARIETFVDGL from the coding sequence ATGAGTCTCGAGCCGTCACAGCGCGTGCAAGCGGTGGGCCCCTCGGGTATCCGTCGGTTCTTCGAGATCGCCGAGGAACGCGACGACGTCATCTCACTCGGCGTGGGCGAACCCGACTTTTCGACCCCGTGGGCTGCCCGCGATGCCGCGATTGCCTCCCTCGAGCGAGGAAAGACGTCGTATACGGCAAACCGAGGGATGCGCGAGTTACGGGAGGCGATTTCAGGATACGTCGACGAACGGTTCGGCCTCGAGTACGACGGGGACGACGAGATCCTCGTCACCGCGGGCGCGAGCGAAGCCGTCGACCTGGCGTTCCGAGCGTTCGTCGACCCCGGCGACACCGTCGCCATCGCTCAGCCGTCGTACATTTCCTACGAACCGGGCGTCATCTTCGCCGGTGGCGAGGTCTGTTCGGTGCCGACGCGAGAAGCGGACGACTTTCGGCTCACCGTCGACGCGCTCGAGGCTGCTGGCGCGGCCGACGCCGACTTGCTCGTCCTCTGTTACCCAAACAACCCGACGGGGGCCGTCATGTCGAAAGCCGACCTCGAGCCGATCGCCGCATTCGTTCGCGAACACGACCTGTCGGTGCTCTCCGACGAGATATACGCCGAGTTGACGTACGGAAACGATACCGACGGACCCGCTCACGGCGGCAGCGCCATCCATACCTCAATCGCGACGCTGCCTGGCATGCGCGAACGAACGATCGTTTTCAACGGGTTCTCGAAAGCCCACGCGATGACCGGGCTCCGACTCGGCTACGCACTGGGCCCCAGTGACGCCATCGCCGCCATGAACCGCATTCACCAGTATGGGATGCTCTCGGCCCCGACGACCGCACAGTACGCCGCTCTCGAGGCCCTCGAGTCCTGTGGGAACGACGTCGCGGACATGGTCGCCCAGTACGACCGACGACGCCGATTCGTCCTCTCGCGGTTCCGTGAAATCGGGATGCCGTGTTTCGAGGCCGCCGGCGCGTTCTACGTCTTCCCCGAGGTGCCCGATAGCTGGGACGGCACGGCCAACGACTTCGCCGAAGCACTCTTGCACGAGGAGGGCGTCGCCGTCGTCCCCGGCGACGTCTTCGGCCCCGGTGGGGACGGGCACCTTCGAGTGTCGTACGCGACCGGACTCGAGGACCTGCGCGAAGCGCTGGCTCGCATCGAAACGTTCGTCGACGGGCTATAA
- a CDS encoding Lrp/AsnC family transcriptional regulator, with the protein MSERDVLELLRENARYDVADIARMTDLDEEEVAAAIDALEAAGVVRGYKPVVDWDRLEDERVRAEVELNVTLDRETGYDDIAERLARFPQVTALRLVSGDYDFDMEVEGDSIREVSQFISEKVAPVPEITQTVTHYIMTSYKEHGIELGDGEDDDRLSVSP; encoded by the coding sequence ATGAGCGAACGCGACGTGCTCGAGTTGCTGCGTGAGAACGCGCGATACGACGTGGCCGACATCGCGCGAATGACCGACCTCGACGAGGAGGAGGTAGCCGCAGCGATCGACGCACTCGAGGCCGCAGGCGTCGTCCGCGGCTACAAACCCGTCGTCGACTGGGACCGCCTCGAGGACGAGCGCGTTCGAGCGGAAGTCGAACTCAACGTCACCCTCGACCGAGAGACCGGCTACGACGACATCGCCGAACGCCTGGCCCGGTTCCCCCAGGTGACGGCACTGCGACTGGTCAGCGGCGACTACGACTTCGACATGGAAGTCGAGGGCGACTCCATCCGCGAAGTCTCCCAGTTCATCAGCGAAAAGGTCGCCCCCGTCCCCGAGATTACCCAGACGGTCACTCACTACATCATGACCTCCTACAAGGAACACGGGATCGAACTCGGGGACGGCGAAGACGACGATAGGCTCTCGGTCTCGCCATGA
- a CDS encoding amidohydrolase family protein — translation MEYTGTILQGPNLEPREGRLVIGDDGRIEAIEETTVESDDIILPAFINAHTHIGDSIAKEAGGGLSLEELVAPPDGLKHRLLRAASHEELVSAMATSLEHMERAGTAACFDFREGGVAGVETLREAAAGQSIDAYAFARESLEAMEAGDGFGASGANDDTFDREREATREAGKPFAIHAGEGDPSDIDPALDLDPAFLIHVVHPEVHHLERIEEQGVPVVLCPRSNLVTGVGFPPVSDLLERTTLALGTDNVMLNSPSMFREMEFLAKLSDVPAREVLKMATVNGADLLDLEYGSLEAGKSARVLVLDGESPNLEGVRDPVRAVVRRAGVDDVKAVEWGNV, via the coding sequence ATGGAGTACACCGGAACTATCCTGCAGGGGCCGAATCTCGAGCCACGGGAAGGACGGCTCGTTATCGGCGATGACGGCCGTATCGAGGCTATCGAAGAGACGACAGTCGAGAGCGACGACATCATCCTTCCGGCGTTCATCAACGCCCACACGCACATCGGCGACTCGATTGCCAAAGAAGCCGGCGGCGGCCTCTCACTCGAGGAGCTCGTTGCCCCGCCCGACGGCCTGAAACACCGCCTGCTTCGTGCCGCCAGTCACGAGGAGTTGGTGTCGGCGATGGCGACCTCCCTCGAGCACATGGAACGCGCCGGCACGGCGGCCTGTTTCGACTTCCGCGAGGGTGGCGTTGCGGGCGTCGAAACACTCCGTGAGGCGGCCGCTGGACAGTCGATCGACGCCTACGCGTTCGCTCGAGAGTCACTCGAGGCGATGGAAGCCGGCGACGGCTTCGGGGCCAGCGGGGCTAACGATGACACCTTCGACCGCGAGCGGGAAGCGACTCGGGAGGCTGGCAAACCGTTCGCCATCCACGCCGGCGAGGGTGACCCGAGCGACATCGACCCGGCGCTGGACCTCGACCCGGCGTTTCTGATTCACGTCGTTCACCCCGAAGTCCACCACCTCGAGCGAATCGAGGAGCAAGGTGTCCCAGTCGTGCTCTGCCCTCGTTCGAACCTGGTGACTGGCGTGGGATTCCCGCCCGTTTCGGACCTTCTCGAGCGGACGACGCTCGCGCTGGGTACCGACAACGTGATGTTGAACTCGCCGTCGATGTTCCGTGAAATGGAGTTCCTGGCGAAACTGAGCGACGTCCCCGCCCGCGAGGTTCTCAAGATGGCGACCGTCAACGGGGCCGACCTGCTCGACCTCGAATACGGCTCGCTCGAGGCAGGCAAGTCGGCTCGCGTCCTGGTGCTCGATGGCGAGTCGCCGAACCTCGAGGGCGTTCGTGATCCCGTTCGGGCCGTGGTCCGACGGGCGGGCGTCGACGACGTGAAAGCGGTCGAATGGGGTAACGTGTAG
- a CDS encoding HD domain-containing protein, giving the protein MKTIKDSVHDHIEVDGVARDLLDTPAVQRLRHIAQLGTVSLVYPSANHTRFEHSLGVYHLACRALEHLGIEGREAKRIQAAALLHDVGHGPFSHNLEELTYRKTGRYHDDVHDLLATGDVGDVLRDHGLEPATVADIVAGEGRFGQIVSGELDVDRMDYLVRDAHHTGVPYGTIDHGRLVRELRFVDGELVLAEGNVQTAESLLVARALMNPTVYSHSVARISKAMLRRAGEQLLEAEVTDAGTLQRMDDHDLIATLRSSGATAAFSKRLDHRNLYKRAVWAEIDDVPGGIIEADHANIREFEREIAADAGVEETDVIIDVPSRPSMKESTTRVLVNGEVRQLGRQSPLVDALRSAQYSQWRLGVYSPAPVTEAVGTAAVDVLGLDIDGPLVTEVRDGLYATLDQFSD; this is encoded by the coding sequence ATGAAAACCATCAAGGACAGCGTCCACGACCACATCGAGGTCGACGGCGTCGCTCGAGACCTCCTCGATACGCCCGCAGTCCAGCGGTTGCGCCACATCGCTCAGTTGGGCACCGTCTCGCTGGTCTACCCCTCCGCGAACCACACCCGGTTCGAACACAGCCTCGGTGTCTACCACCTGGCCTGTCGTGCACTCGAGCACCTCGGTATCGAGGGTCGCGAGGCCAAACGTATCCAGGCCGCCGCGTTGCTCCACGACGTCGGACACGGCCCCTTTAGCCACAATCTCGAGGAACTCACCTACCGAAAAACCGGTCGCTATCACGACGACGTCCACGACCTGCTCGCGACGGGTGATGTCGGCGACGTGCTCCGCGATCACGGCCTCGAGCCAGCGACGGTCGCCGACATCGTCGCCGGCGAGGGTCGCTTCGGCCAGATCGTCTCGGGCGAACTCGACGTCGATCGGATGGATTATCTCGTGCGCGACGCCCACCACACCGGCGTTCCCTACGGCACCATCGATCACGGTCGACTCGTCCGCGAACTCCGGTTCGTCGACGGCGAACTCGTCCTCGCCGAGGGCAACGTCCAGACGGCCGAGAGCCTGCTCGTCGCACGTGCGTTGATGAACCCAACCGTCTATAGTCACAGCGTCGCTCGCATCAGCAAAGCCATGTTGCGCCGGGCTGGCGAACAGCTACTCGAGGCCGAGGTTACCGATGCGGGGACCCTCCAGCGGATGGACGACCACGACCTGATCGCGACGCTACGCTCGAGTGGGGCAACCGCAGCGTTTTCCAAGCGACTCGACCACCGAAATCTGTACAAGCGTGCCGTCTGGGCCGAAATCGACGATGTCCCCGGTGGAATTATCGAGGCCGACCACGCGAACATTCGCGAGTTCGAGCGTGAAATCGCCGCGGACGCCGGGGTCGAGGAAACGGACGTCATCATCGACGTGCCCTCCCGCCCATCGATGAAGGAATCGACGACGCGTGTGCTGGTCAACGGCGAGGTGCGCCAACTCGGCCGACAATCGCCGCTCGTGGACGCCCTTCGGTCCGCCCAGTACTCCCAGTGGCGACTCGGGGTGTACTCGCCAGCGCCCGTCACCGAGGCCGTCGGAACCGCTGCCGTAGACGTGCTAGGACTCGACATCGACGGGCCTCTCGTCACCGAAGTTCGGGACGGGCTGTACGCAACGCTCGACCAGTTCAGCGATTGA
- the purL gene encoding phosphoribosylformylglycinamidine synthase subunit PurL, translating into MSEADSDHELIVAELGREPTPAEAALFENLWSEHCAYRSSRPLLSAFESEGQQVVVGPGDDAAVVALPSYDDSSAGDGETPEAGDNSDVYITLGIESHNHPSYVDPFDGAATGVGGIVRDTLSMGAYPIALTDSLYFGSFDREHSRYLFEGVVDGISHYGNCIGVPTVGGSVDFHPDYEGNPLVNVACVGLLNEERLVTAVAQEPGNKLVLVGNATGRDGLGGASFASEDLAEDAETEDRPAVQVGDPYAEKLLIEANEQLIDENLIESARDLGAAGLGGASSELVAKGGLGAHIELERVHQREPNMTPLEILLAESQERMCYEVEPDNVDRVREIADRFDLGCSVIGDVTDGNYVCTFKGVEQDERETVVDVDAEFLGEGAPMNDLPWNEPAEADTELPDVDLETAFDAVVGSPNTASKRWVYRQYDHEVGVRTSVPPGDDAALVAIREADCGLAISAGAAPNWTAASPKAGARAVALENATNLAVKGATPLAAVDCLNGGNPEKPDVYGGFKGIVDGLAGMCAELSVPIVGGNVSLYNDSVSGPIPPTPTLAMVGTKLGYEAPPLAATADEDATLLLVGDDALGTDSFALGGSEYLAQQGGTDRFPTLPENPTARLEALATVANDDSTLATHDVSHGGLAVSLAEMITETAGLEVSIETDSPAGALFHETPGRALVLTTDPESVRATLDAVAPVTAIGATTTDGTLSVTVGEDTLERTAGAIADRRSIIEAELE; encoded by the coding sequence ATGAGTGAAGCCGATTCGGACCACGAACTGATCGTCGCGGAACTGGGGCGTGAGCCGACCCCGGCCGAGGCGGCGCTGTTCGAGAACCTCTGGAGCGAACACTGTGCGTATCGGTCCTCGAGACCCCTCCTGTCTGCCTTCGAGAGTGAGGGTCAGCAGGTCGTCGTGGGACCGGGTGACGACGCGGCGGTCGTCGCACTCCCGTCGTACGATGACTCGAGTGCGGGAGACGGCGAGACTCCCGAAGCCGGTGACAACTCGGACGTCTACATCACGTTGGGTATCGAGAGTCACAACCACCCCTCCTACGTCGACCCGTTCGACGGCGCGGCGACGGGCGTCGGCGGCATCGTCAGGGACACCCTCTCGATGGGCGCGTATCCGATTGCACTCACCGATAGCCTCTATTTCGGCTCGTTCGACCGCGAGCACTCCCGATACCTGTTCGAAGGTGTCGTCGACGGTATCAGCCACTACGGCAACTGTATCGGCGTGCCGACGGTTGGCGGGAGCGTGGACTTCCACCCCGACTACGAGGGGAACCCGCTGGTGAACGTCGCCTGTGTCGGCCTGTTGAACGAGGAGAGACTCGTCACCGCCGTCGCTCAGGAGCCGGGCAACAAACTCGTGCTCGTCGGCAACGCGACGGGCCGTGACGGCCTCGGTGGGGCGAGTTTTGCGAGCGAAGACCTGGCAGAAGACGCCGAAACCGAAGACCGACCAGCCGTGCAGGTTGGCGACCCGTACGCCGAAAAGCTGCTGATCGAGGCCAACGAGCAACTGATCGACGAGAACCTGATCGAGTCGGCTCGCGACCTCGGTGCTGCGGGGCTCGGTGGTGCCTCGAGCGAACTCGTCGCGAAAGGCGGCCTCGGTGCGCACATCGAACTCGAGCGGGTACACCAGCGCGAGCCGAACATGACGCCCCTCGAAATCTTGTTGGCTGAATCCCAGGAACGGATGTGTTACGAGGTCGAACCCGACAACGTCGACCGCGTCCGGGAGATTGCTGACCGCTTCGATCTCGGGTGTTCGGTTATTGGCGACGTGACCGACGGAAACTACGTCTGTACGTTCAAAGGAGTCGAGCAAGACGAGCGAGAAACCGTCGTCGACGTCGATGCCGAGTTCCTCGGGGAGGGTGCACCGATGAACGACCTACCATGGAACGAGCCCGCCGAAGCCGACACCGAGTTACCGGATGTCGACCTCGAGACGGCTTTCGACGCCGTCGTTGGCTCGCCGAACACGGCTTCCAAACGATGGGTCTACCGCCAGTACGACCACGAGGTGGGGGTCCGAACGAGCGTCCCGCCGGGCGACGACGCCGCACTGGTTGCGATCCGGGAGGCCGATTGCGGTCTTGCGATATCGGCGGGCGCGGCCCCCAACTGGACCGCGGCGAGCCCGAAGGCCGGTGCTCGAGCCGTCGCGCTCGAGAACGCGACGAACCTGGCTGTGAAGGGTGCGACGCCGCTGGCTGCCGTGGACTGTCTCAACGGCGGAAATCCCGAAAAGCCGGACGTGTACGGCGGATTCAAAGGGATCGTCGACGGTCTCGCCGGGATGTGTGCGGAGCTGTCGGTTCCCATCGTCGGCGGGAACGTCTCCCTGTATAACGACTCGGTGAGCGGACCGATTCCACCCACGCCAACGCTCGCGATGGTCGGGACGAAACTCGGCTACGAAGCACCACCGCTTGCCGCGACTGCAGACGAGGATGCGACGCTTTTGCTCGTTGGCGACGACGCCCTCGGGACCGATTCGTTCGCCCTCGGTGGCTCGGAGTATTTGGCCCAGCAGGGCGGAACCGACCGGTTCCCGACGCTTCCTGAGAACCCAACGGCCCGACTCGAGGCGCTCGCAACGGTCGCCAACGACGACTCGACGCTCGCGACGCACGACGTCAGCCACGGCGGGTTGGCGGTTTCGCTCGCCGAGATGATAACCGAGACGGCCGGACTCGAAGTTTCCATCGAGACCGACAGCCCCGCTGGGGCACTGTTCCACGAGACGCCCGGACGTGCGCTCGTGTTGACGACCGACCCCGAATCCGTTCGAGCGACGCTCGACGCTGTTGCCCCGGTCACCGCGATCGGTGCGACGACGACGGACGGCACGCTTTCGGTCACGGTCGGGGAAGACACACTCGAGCGAACCGCAGGGGCGATTGCGGATCGCCGATCGATCATCGAAGCGGAACTCGAGTAG
- a CDS encoding response regulator transcription factor produces the protein MSTDPHVLIVEDEPDLANLYAAWLDDRCSVETAYDGNEALEAIDEAIDIVLLDRRMPGLSGDTVLGTIRERNLDCRVAMVTAVEPDFDIIGMGFDDYLVKPVSKDELTTIIDQLLLRSTYDEQLQEFFALASKKALLDAQKTQAERNSSQEYAVLEDRLAVLRSQVDETMTELLDQDVYHRLCQDITRESILSK, from the coding sequence ATGTCTACGGATCCACATGTGCTGATCGTCGAGGACGAACCCGATCTGGCGAACCTGTACGCCGCCTGGCTGGACGACCGCTGTTCGGTCGAGACGGCCTACGACGGGAACGAAGCGCTCGAGGCGATAGACGAAGCTATCGATATCGTCCTGCTCGACCGTCGAATGCCGGGCCTATCGGGTGATACGGTGCTCGGAACGATTCGCGAACGCAACCTCGATTGCCGGGTTGCGATGGTGACCGCGGTCGAACCGGATTTCGATATTATCGGTATGGGATTCGACGACTATCTGGTCAAACCCGTCTCGAAAGACGAACTGACGACGATTATCGACCAGTTACTGTTGCGTTCGACCTACGACGAACAGCTTCAGGAGTTCTTCGCACTCGCGTCGAAAAAGGCGCTGCTCGACGCCCAGAAAACACAGGCAGAACGCAACTCGAGCCAGGAGTACGCCGTCCTCGAAGACCGTCTGGCTGTCCTGCGAAGCCAGGTCGACGAAACGATGACCGAACTGCTCGATCAGGACGTGTATCATCGACTCTGTCAGGACATTACCCGCGAATCTATTCTTTCGAAATAG
- a CDS encoding DUF3054 domain-containing protein — MATLIGLTTNIGRLTEDTDRLLVAAVDGLVIAALAIAGRAHHGYPILDQPLETIETAVPFLLGWLLLSIPAGAYARNTLTSPRAAARVTLVAWLAAANVGLLVRSAPFFTGGTAWPFPLVMNGTGLVALVAWRLAYTAISKE; from the coding sequence ATGGCCACGCTCATCGGGCTCACGACGAATATTGGTCGACTCACCGAAGACACCGACCGCCTGCTGGTCGCTGCCGTCGACGGACTGGTTATCGCAGCGCTGGCAATCGCCGGACGTGCCCACCACGGCTATCCGATCCTCGACCAGCCACTCGAGACCATCGAGACCGCGGTTCCGTTCCTCCTCGGCTGGCTCTTGCTCTCGATTCCGGCCGGCGCGTACGCTCGAAACACGCTCACATCGCCCCGAGCGGCCGCTCGAGTGACGCTCGTGGCCTGGCTCGCCGCTGCAAACGTCGGACTGCTCGTTCGCTCAGCTCCGTTCTTTACGGGCGGCACCGCGTGGCCGTTCCCGCTGGTGATGAACGGGACCGGACTGGTCGCCCTCGTCGCCTGGCGACTGGCGTACACCGCTATTTCGAAAGAATAG